Proteins encoded within one genomic window of Amorphoplanes friuliensis DSM 7358:
- a CDS encoding sensor histidine kinase, with protein sequence MTLPSRETWWCAVAGLAVLLSGIVEYATQQFLQSFDKGPSITLAVLGTGLAVVLVRRLPWASLALVWIVPIVQTATGTPFVVTQAAFAGVAFGLARWGGTVVVWLSALSIAAGSVIAVVLVAMQAVWVNFSYSSWDLASQAVDQLGVGWRIGLVLVFAAVLGTPWLAGLTLRISDRARIDLGVASRDRVRAEETARLRDAQARLARDVHDVVGHSLAVILAQAESGQYLPDDDPAALKSALATIASSARTSLRDVRGVLTATQDSTDDLDKLIDNLRERGQEVVFRQEGLPRPLSEEQQITGYRVLQEMLTNAIRHGRRGGALIVRRAWLPGAVEVEVRNAVDPGAQDRAESAGSGVEGMRERLTAVGGSLSARADADVYVATARMPLP encoded by the coding sequence ATGACCCTGCCCAGCCGGGAGACCTGGTGGTGTGCGGTGGCCGGGCTCGCCGTGCTGTTGTCCGGCATCGTCGAGTACGCCACCCAGCAGTTTCTGCAGAGCTTCGACAAGGGCCCGTCGATCACCCTGGCCGTCCTCGGCACGGGGCTGGCCGTCGTCCTGGTCCGCCGCCTGCCCTGGGCCTCGCTGGCCCTGGTATGGATCGTCCCGATTGTCCAGACCGCCACCGGTACGCCGTTCGTGGTCACCCAGGCGGCGTTCGCCGGCGTTGCGTTCGGCCTGGCCCGCTGGGGTGGCACGGTGGTCGTCTGGCTGAGCGCGCTGTCGATCGCCGCGGGGTCGGTGATCGCGGTGGTCCTGGTCGCGATGCAGGCGGTGTGGGTCAACTTCTCGTACTCCTCGTGGGACCTGGCCTCGCAGGCCGTCGACCAGCTCGGTGTCGGCTGGCGGATCGGGCTGGTCCTGGTGTTCGCGGCGGTGCTCGGCACCCCGTGGCTGGCCGGGCTCACCCTGCGGATCTCCGACCGGGCCCGCATCGACCTGGGCGTGGCGTCCCGGGACCGCGTGCGCGCCGAGGAGACCGCGCGGCTCCGTGACGCCCAGGCCCGCCTCGCCCGCGACGTGCACGATGTTGTCGGCCACTCGCTGGCTGTCATCCTGGCGCAGGCCGAGTCCGGGCAGTACCTCCCCGACGACGATCCGGCCGCCCTCAAGTCGGCGCTGGCCACGATCGCCTCCTCGGCGCGGACCTCGCTGCGGGACGTCCGCGGGGTGCTGACCGCCACGCAGGACTCCACCGACGACCTGGACAAACTGATCGACAACCTGCGCGAGCGCGGCCAGGAGGTGGTCTTCCGGCAGGAGGGTCTGCCGCGGCCGCTGAGCGAGGAGCAGCAGATCACCGGCTACCGCGTGCTGCAGGAGATGCTGACCAACGCCATCCGGCACGGCCGGCGCGGCGGGGCGCTGATCGTCCGGCGGGCCTGGCTGCCCGGCGCCGTCGAGGTCGAGGTCCGCAACGCCGTCGACCCCGGCGCGCAGGATCGGGCGGAGTCCGCCGGCTCGGGTGTCGAGGGCATGCGGGAGCGGCTCACCGCGGTCGGCGGCAGCCTGTCGGCTCGCGCCGACGCTGACGTCTACGTCGCCACCGCGAGGATGCCGTTGCCGTGA
- a CDS encoding helix-turn-helix domain-containing protein yields MDNRDEVKAFLSSRRAKITPEQAGLQHFNRNRRVPGLRRSEVADLAGVSVEYYAQLERGNLAGASDSVLEALARALHLDEAEQQHLAALARAAGPAPRIRRKPAAQHVRPSVARALELMTEIPAFVNNGRGDVIAANPLTRALYAPMFDDATRPANHARFAFLNPRARDFWRDWERIATTTVAMLRSEAGRDPYDKALTDLVGELCTRSEEFRSRWAAHDVRLHSTGIKQFRHPVVGEIDLNFETMQLAADPGLSMTLLSAPAGSADDDALRVLASWAATRDQAPASPESR; encoded by the coding sequence GTGGACAACCGAGACGAGGTCAAGGCTTTCCTCAGCTCCCGCCGGGCCAAGATCACTCCCGAGCAGGCCGGGCTGCAGCACTTCAACCGCAACCGTCGTGTGCCCGGGCTGCGCCGCAGCGAGGTCGCCGACCTGGCCGGGGTCAGCGTCGAGTACTACGCCCAGCTCGAACGCGGCAACCTGGCCGGCGCCTCCGACAGCGTCCTGGAGGCTCTGGCCCGGGCTCTGCATCTCGACGAGGCCGAGCAGCAGCATCTGGCCGCTCTGGCCCGCGCCGCCGGCCCGGCCCCCCGGATCCGCCGCAAGCCCGCCGCGCAGCATGTCCGCCCGAGCGTGGCGCGTGCCCTGGAGCTGATGACCGAGATCCCCGCGTTTGTGAACAACGGCCGTGGTGACGTCATCGCCGCGAATCCGCTGACCCGGGCCCTGTACGCACCGATGTTCGACGATGCCACCCGGCCGGCGAACCACGCCCGGTTCGCGTTCCTCAACCCCCGTGCCCGGGACTTCTGGCGCGACTGGGAACGGATCGCCACCACGACTGTGGCGATGCTGCGGTCCGAGGCCGGCCGGGACCCGTACGACAAAGCCTTGACCGATCTCGTGGGCGAGCTGTGCACGCGCAGCGAGGAGTTCCGGAGCCGCTGGGCCGCCCACGACGTCCGGCTGCACAGCACCGGGATCAAGCAGTTCCGCCACCCGGTCGTCGGCGAGATCGACCTGAACTTCGAGACGATGCAGCTGGCGGCGGACCCCGGCCTGTCGATGACCCTGCTGAGCGCCCCGGCCGGATCCGCCGACGACGACGCGCTGCGGGTGTTGGCGAGCTGGGCCGCGACCCGCGACCAGGCTCCGGCGTCCCCCGAGTCCCGGTGA
- a CDS encoding response regulator transcription factor — protein MRSLHLHDDATGSRPRGGTDEYVARALEAGAAGFLGKDVTPEILLAGIRTVVGGDALLSPSATRSLINRFLSGPGSVDDLSLKSLAVLTDREREITALAAHGLSNQDIAQRLVVSPLTVRTHIHRAMTKVGARDRAQLVVIAYQQGLVRVR, from the coding sequence GTGCGGAGCCTGCACCTGCACGACGACGCGACCGGGTCCCGGCCGAGAGGCGGGACCGACGAGTACGTGGCCCGCGCGCTCGAGGCGGGCGCCGCCGGGTTCCTCGGCAAGGACGTCACGCCGGAGATCCTGCTCGCCGGGATCCGCACCGTGGTCGGTGGTGACGCGCTGCTCTCGCCGTCGGCCACCCGCTCGCTGATCAACCGTTTCCTGTCCGGTCCGGGCAGCGTCGATGACCTGTCCTTGAAGTCGCTGGCCGTCCTGACCGACCGGGAGCGCGAGATCACCGCGCTGGCCGCCCACGGCCTGTCCAACCAGGACATCGCCCAGCGTCTGGTGGTGAGCCCGCTGACGGTACGCACCCACATCCACCGGGCGATGACGAAGGTGGGCGCGCGCGACCGCGCTCAACTGGTGGTGATCGCCTACCAGCAGGGGCTGGTCCGGGTGCGATGA
- a CDS encoding response regulator encodes MSDDITVLVVDDQELFRAGVAVILDAQPGIRVVGEAGDGADAVRQVDELHPDVVLMDLRMPGTDGVVATRQIYATARPRPVRVLVLTTFNLDDRAATAIRYGASGFLLKDTTPAQLTDAVRGVHAGNAVLAPADLSALLLTQFPERRPVPDAYLALTGKERSVFRAVARGLSNTEIAAEIFASESTVKTHVGAILRKLALRDRVQIVVFAHEHGLLFGGT; translated from the coding sequence GTGAGTGACGACATCACGGTGCTGGTCGTCGACGACCAGGAGCTGTTCCGCGCCGGTGTTGCGGTCATCCTCGACGCCCAGCCGGGCATCCGGGTGGTCGGTGAGGCCGGTGACGGTGCGGACGCTGTCCGCCAGGTCGACGAGCTGCACCCCGACGTCGTCCTGATGGATCTGCGGATGCCCGGGACCGACGGGGTCGTGGCCACCCGGCAGATCTACGCCACCGCACGGCCGCGCCCGGTCCGCGTCCTGGTGCTCACCACCTTCAACCTCGACGACCGGGCCGCCACCGCGATCCGGTACGGCGCCAGCGGTTTCCTGCTGAAGGACACCACTCCCGCACAACTGACCGACGCCGTCCGCGGGGTCCATGCCGGCAACGCGGTGCTCGCCCCGGCCGATCTGTCGGCGCTGCTGCTGACACAGTTCCCGGAACGCCGTCCGGTGCCGGACGCGTACCTGGCGCTGACCGGCAAGGAACGCAGCGTCTTCCGGGCGGTGGCCCGGGGCCTGTCCAACACGGAGATCGCGGCGGAGATCTTCGCCAGTGAATCGACCGTGAAGACGCACGTCGGGGCGATCCTGCGCAAGCTGGCCCTGCGGGACCGGGTGCAGATCGTCGTTTTTGCGCACGAGCACGGCTTGCTCTTCGGCGGTACCTGA
- a CDS encoding sugar porter family MFS transporter, with product MSQAQQDESGTQPQNDRLTGSIVVVALVSAISGLLYGYDTGIISGALLQIGDDFKIGHVWEQVIAASILVGAVIGALTCSRLAERRGRHGTLLLIGIIFVVGAVAASISPDPITLSLSRLVLGFAVGGATQTAPVYVAELAPTAHRGRLVLFFQIAIGVGIVIATIVGATEVIDWRVSIGLAAVPAAIMFALMLRLPESPRWLAREGHEDRAREALARVRHAGSDLTAEFREIQENVRDEKRADTRGWAGLKAAWVRPALVVGCGLAIFTQLSGIEMIVYYSPTILTDNGFSDSTALRVSVALGLTYLIAQLIGLSIIDRVGRRRLTLVTLPFAALALFVLGWFFVSGNDGKSMVPWIIATLITFMALTAGGIQLMGWLTGSEIYPLATRAAGAAAQSASLWGTNVLITLSLLSIMRLIGTGQTFWLYAVFNLIAFVFLYRKMPELTGRSLEQIEDHLARKKFTPADFASR from the coding sequence TTGAGCCAGGCCCAGCAGGACGAGTCAGGAACACAACCGCAGAACGACCGTCTCACCGGATCGATCGTCGTGGTCGCTCTCGTCTCGGCCATCTCGGGCCTGCTCTACGGGTACGACACAGGCATCATCTCCGGCGCGCTGCTGCAGATCGGCGACGACTTCAAGATCGGGCACGTGTGGGAGCAGGTGATCGCCGCGTCCATCCTGGTCGGCGCGGTCATCGGCGCGCTGACCTGCAGCAGGCTGGCCGAACGCCGGGGACGGCACGGCACCCTGCTGCTCATCGGCATCATCTTCGTCGTCGGCGCGGTGGCGGCGTCGATCTCGCCGGACCCGATCACCCTGTCGCTGAGCCGTCTGGTGCTGGGCTTCGCGGTCGGCGGTGCGACGCAGACCGCCCCGGTCTACGTCGCCGAGCTGGCGCCGACCGCCCACCGCGGACGCCTGGTGCTGTTCTTCCAGATCGCGATCGGTGTCGGCATCGTCATCGCGACCATCGTCGGCGCGACCGAGGTCATCGACTGGCGGGTCTCGATCGGGCTGGCCGCCGTGCCGGCCGCGATCATGTTCGCCCTGATGCTGCGGCTGCCGGAGAGCCCGCGCTGGCTCGCCCGCGAGGGCCACGAGGACCGCGCCCGCGAGGCGCTCGCCCGGGTGCGGCACGCGGGCAGCGACCTGACCGCGGAGTTCCGGGAGATCCAGGAGAACGTCCGGGACGAGAAGCGGGCCGACACCCGCGGGTGGGCCGGGCTCAAGGCGGCCTGGGTGCGCCCGGCGCTGGTCGTCGGCTGCGGCCTCGCGATCTTCACCCAGCTGTCCGGCATCGAGATGATCGTCTACTACTCCCCCACGATCCTGACCGACAACGGCTTCTCGGACTCGACCGCGCTGCGGGTGTCCGTCGCCCTGGGCCTGACCTACCTGATCGCCCAGCTCATCGGGCTGTCCATCATCGACCGTGTCGGCCGGCGCCGCCTGACCCTGGTGACCCTCCCGTTCGCCGCGCTGGCGCTGTTCGTGCTGGGCTGGTTCTTCGTCTCGGGCAACGACGGCAAGTCGATGGTGCCGTGGATCATCGCCACGCTCATCACCTTCATGGCGCTCACGGCCGGCGGGATCCAGCTGATGGGCTGGCTGACCGGTTCGGAGATCTACCCGCTGGCCACCCGGGCCGCCGGCGCCGCGGCCCAGTCCGCGTCGCTGTGGGGCACCAACGTCCTCATCACGTTGTCGCTGCTGAGCATCATGCGGCTGATCGGCACCGGTCAGACCTTCTGGCTGTACGCGGTGTTCAACCTGATCGCGTTCGTGTTCCTGTACCGCAAGATGCCGGAGCTGACCGGCCGCAGCCTGGAGCAGATCGAGGACCACCTGGCCCGGAAGAAGTTCACACCCGCGGACTTCGCCTCCCGCTGA
- a CDS encoding zinc-dependent alcohol dehydrogenase, which translates to MVYRGPYRVRVEEKDRPSIEHPNDAIVRVTRAAICGSDLHLYHGMMPDTRVGMTFGHEFVGVVDEVGPSVEHLRPGDRVMVPFNIFCGTCFYCARGMYANCHNVNPNATAVGGIYGYSHTTGGYDGAQAEYVRVPFADVGPSLLPDWMDEDDAVLLTDAVATGYFGAQLGDITEGDVVVVFGAGPVGLYAAKSAWLMGAGRVIVIDHLDYRLAKAAEFAHAETCNFTEYDDIVVHLKKITGYLGADVAIDAVGAEADGNLLQHVTAAKLKRQGGSPVALNWAIDSVRKGATISVMGAYGPIFSAIKFGDAMNKGLTLRMNQCPVKRQWPRLFEHVKAGYLKPSEIITHRIPLEHIAEGYHIFSAKLDDCIKPIIVPNAA; encoded by the coding sequence ATGGTCTATCGCGGGCCCTACCGTGTGCGGGTCGAGGAGAAGGACCGTCCGTCGATCGAGCATCCCAACGATGCGATCGTCCGGGTGACACGGGCCGCCATCTGCGGCTCCGACCTGCATCTTTACCACGGGATGATGCCGGACACCCGGGTCGGCATGACCTTCGGGCACGAGTTCGTGGGCGTCGTCGACGAGGTCGGGCCGTCGGTCGAGCACCTGCGGCCCGGCGACCGGGTGATGGTGCCGTTCAACATCTTCTGCGGCACCTGCTTCTACTGTGCCCGCGGCATGTACGCCAACTGCCACAACGTCAACCCGAACGCCACCGCGGTCGGCGGCATCTACGGCTACTCGCACACCACCGGCGGTTACGACGGCGCTCAGGCGGAGTACGTCCGGGTGCCGTTCGCCGACGTGGGCCCGAGCCTGCTGCCCGACTGGATGGACGAGGACGACGCCGTCCTGCTCACCGACGCGGTCGCCACCGGGTACTTCGGCGCCCAGCTGGGTGACATCACCGAGGGTGACGTGGTCGTGGTCTTCGGGGCCGGACCGGTGGGCCTGTACGCCGCGAAGTCCGCCTGGCTCATGGGCGCCGGGCGGGTGATCGTCATCGACCACCTCGACTACCGGCTGGCCAAGGCGGCGGAGTTCGCGCACGCCGAGACCTGCAACTTCACCGAGTACGACGACATCGTCGTGCATCTGAAGAAGATCACCGGTTATCTGGGCGCCGACGTGGCCATCGACGCCGTCGGGGCCGAGGCCGACGGCAACCTGCTCCAGCACGTGACCGCGGCCAAGCTCAAACGGCAGGGCGGCTCACCCGTCGCGCTGAACTGGGCCATCGACTCGGTCCGCAAGGGCGCCACCATCTCGGTCATGGGCGCGTACGGGCCGATCTTCAGCGCCATCAAGTTCGGCGACGCCATGAACAAGGGCCTCACGCTGCGGATGAACCAGTGCCCGGTCAAGCGCCAGTGGCCGCGGCTGTTCGAGCACGTCAAGGCCGGATACCTCAAGCCCAGCGAGATCATCACGCACCGGATTCCGCTCGAACACATTGCCGAGGGTTACCACATCTTCTCGGCCAAGCTCGACGACTGCATCAAGCCGATCATCGTCCCGAACGCGGCGTGA
- a CDS encoding transcriptional regulator, with protein MTAGLDPIIHPTHRLRICAMLVAGKALELSVIKEHLDLSPSALSKQVAALVDAGYVNQERLGSDTRRVWLSMTRQGMKAYQGHVAALREIVNTTGVPSAG; from the coding sequence GTGACCGCGGGCCTCGACCCGATCATCCACCCGACCCACCGCCTGCGAATCTGCGCGATGCTCGTCGCCGGCAAAGCCCTGGAGCTGTCGGTCATCAAGGAACACCTCGACCTGAGCCCCTCGGCCCTGAGCAAACAGGTCGCCGCCCTCGTCGACGCGGGCTACGTGAACCAGGAACGTCTCGGTTCGGACACCCGGCGGGTCTGGCTGTCGATGACCCGCCAGGGCATGAAGGCCTACCAGGGCCACGTCGCTGCCCTCCGCGAAATCGTCAACACAACAGGCGTCCCCAGCGCCGGGTAG
- a CDS encoding acyltransferase family protein, translating to MHPLLAATSADRRQPRLFALDGLRLICALAVAGYHFACSWRLDGVRLPAHFLPHGAPVLIYGFLGVEVFFLISGFVICMSAWGRNVRSFVASRAARLYPAFWAAVLITAVVVAVLPVTTGVPVSGVPSVGGVAVNLTMLAEPLNVPLVDTVYWTLWAELRFYLIMACLVGAGLTDRRLRLFGTGWLIAAVVLPAFPGAALQQVVIPEFAPYFIAGMTMFLLRRSPSDRWLWALLAGCWLVSLHHVQIRALELRPGFEVPARPAMVLLTLAYGVLLAIALGATDRLSWRWLGTAGALTYPFYLLHQRIGYSLIRTAHTHTALPAWVLISAAVAVLLAAAWLVHRLVERPLAPLVRRWISGRRSPRV from the coding sequence GTGCATCCCCTCCTGGCAGCAACCAGCGCCGACCGGCGGCAGCCCCGGCTTTTTGCCCTCGATGGCCTGCGACTGATCTGCGCGCTGGCGGTGGCCGGTTACCACTTCGCCTGCTCGTGGCGGCTGGACGGCGTCCGGCTGCCCGCGCACTTCCTGCCGCACGGTGCCCCGGTGCTGATCTACGGCTTCCTCGGGGTCGAGGTCTTCTTCCTGATCAGCGGATTTGTCATCTGCATGAGCGCCTGGGGCCGGAACGTCCGCAGCTTCGTGGCTTCCCGGGCGGCCCGGCTGTACCCCGCGTTCTGGGCGGCGGTGCTGATCACGGCCGTCGTGGTGGCGGTGCTTCCGGTGACCACCGGGGTGCCTGTCTCGGGCGTACCGTCGGTGGGCGGGGTTGCGGTGAACCTGACGATGCTGGCCGAACCGCTGAACGTTCCGCTGGTCGACACCGTGTACTGGACCCTCTGGGCGGAACTGCGCTTCTACCTGATCATGGCGTGCCTCGTCGGCGCCGGGCTGACCGACCGGCGGCTACGGCTGTTCGGCACCGGCTGGCTGATCGCTGCGGTGGTCCTGCCCGCGTTCCCCGGTGCGGCCTTGCAGCAGGTTGTCATCCCGGAGTTCGCGCCGTACTTCATCGCCGGGATGACGATGTTCCTGCTGCGCCGCTCGCCGTCCGACCGGTGGCTGTGGGCGCTGCTGGCCGGGTGCTGGCTGGTCAGCCTGCACCACGTCCAGATCCGGGCCCTCGAGCTCCGGCCCGGCTTCGAGGTCCCCGCCCGGCCGGCGATGGTCCTGCTCACCCTCGCGTACGGCGTACTTCTCGCGATCGCTCTGGGGGCGACCGACCGGCTGAGCTGGCGGTGGCTGGGCACCGCCGGTGCGCTGACCTACCCGTTCTACCTGCTGCACCAGCGGATCGGGTACAGCCTGATCCGCACCGCCCACACCCACACCGCGCTACCCGCCTGGGTGCTGATCAGCGCAGCCGTGGCCGTTCTGCTGGCAGCCGCCTGGCTGGTGCACCGCCTGGTCGAACGGCCCCTGGCTCCGCTGGTGCGACGGTGGATCAGCGGGAGGCGAAGTCCGCGGGTGTGA
- a CDS encoding SDR family oxidoreductase → MTEKKVLLVTGAGRGMGVDIAQAALAAGYAVVATGRDPLKVEKALGAAEDLLTVRLDVTDRASAEAAVQAAVDRFGRIDVLVNNAGNFIAGFFEEISPEDFRAQVETNLFGPLTVARAVLPVMRRQRSGLVVSISSVAGFLGAEFTSAYAAAKFGLEGWMESLAPEVAPFGIRTMIVEPGFFRTDLLTPESTTFAEASIADYAERTEQTITAWTGMNGLQGGDPAKLAAALVHLTSSGEPPARWVAGADAVGALEQKAKTLLEQAGAHRQLSSSLDHDA, encoded by the coding sequence ATGACGGAGAAGAAGGTTCTGCTGGTCACCGGCGCGGGCCGTGGCATGGGCGTGGACATCGCCCAGGCGGCACTGGCTGCCGGGTACGCGGTCGTCGCGACCGGCCGGGACCCGCTGAAGGTCGAGAAGGCTCTCGGCGCCGCGGAAGACCTGCTGACCGTACGGCTCGACGTGACCGACCGTGCGAGCGCCGAGGCCGCAGTGCAGGCGGCAGTGGACCGGTTCGGTCGCATCGACGTCCTGGTCAACAACGCGGGCAACTTCATCGCCGGGTTCTTCGAGGAGATCAGCCCCGAGGACTTCCGGGCCCAGGTCGAGACCAACCTGTTCGGCCCGCTGACCGTCGCCCGCGCGGTCCTGCCGGTGATGCGCCGCCAACGTTCCGGCCTTGTGGTGTCGATCTCGTCGGTGGCGGGTTTCCTCGGCGCCGAGTTCACCTCCGCGTACGCGGCGGCGAAGTTCGGCCTCGAAGGCTGGATGGAGTCCCTGGCGCCGGAGGTGGCCCCGTTCGGGATCCGCACCATGATCGTCGAGCCCGGCTTCTTCCGCACCGACCTGCTCACCCCTGAGTCGACCACCTTCGCCGAAGCGAGCATTGCCGACTACGCCGAGCGCACCGAGCAGACCATCACCGCGTGGACCGGCATGAACGGGCTCCAGGGCGGCGACCCCGCAAAACTCGCCGCGGCACTCGTGCACCTCACGTCCTCCGGAGAGCCACCGGCGCGCTGGGTCGCCGGCGCCGACGCCGTCGGAGCCCTGGAGCAGAAGGCCAAGACCCTGCTGGAGCAGGCCGGCGCCCACCGGCAGCTGTCTTCCTCACTGGACCACGACGCCTGA
- a CDS encoding serine/threonine-protein kinase, translated as MRSLAGRYRVEQPVGEGGSAVVHSGYDRTLKRRVAIKLFTPYRPDSPAPSVDVLREARAAAALSHPNIARVYDYGEATEDGKRVPYLVMEFLEGDTVADQLATTGAFDWPRAAEICADVAAALAAAHARDLVHRDVKPRNVMLTPSGTKVLDFGIAAMAGQDGFDSQGQLWGTPASLAPEQLRGEPTYPAADIYALGLLLFECLTGDRAWPGTSVGEILAARHQQRAPRLPSIPGLPRSIVRLYESCVADDPARRPSALEVVQVLRIPALRSSTVITRTIAPVRPKRSRSRAAITASIAVAAAFVSIIGLQVANGYSTPGGREAEAAVDGAPATKAPQPITTPAPKPTSTRVVPISDGDNDRPVRRVTDTPTREATSQVRPVKPKPTPSSAAPSTKPTTRPPGPVPSDPTPTTTEPEPEPTDPPATTEPPAEPTETPPADPDPEDPPPADESVVLAGLSPGA; from the coding sequence GTGCGATCTCTGGCAGGGCGTTACCGGGTCGAGCAGCCGGTCGGTGAGGGCGGCAGCGCCGTCGTGCACAGCGGCTACGACCGCACCCTCAAACGCCGCGTCGCGATCAAGCTCTTCACCCCGTACCGCCCGGACAGCCCCGCACCGTCGGTCGACGTGCTGCGCGAGGCCCGGGCCGCGGCGGCGCTGAGCCACCCGAACATCGCGCGGGTCTACGACTACGGCGAGGCGACCGAGGACGGCAAGCGCGTCCCGTACCTGGTCATGGAATTCCTCGAGGGCGACACCGTCGCCGACCAGCTCGCCACGACGGGGGCCTTCGACTGGCCCCGCGCCGCGGAGATCTGCGCCGACGTCGCCGCGGCCCTGGCCGCCGCCCACGCCCGCGACCTGGTGCACCGTGACGTCAAGCCCCGCAACGTCATGCTCACCCCGTCCGGCACGAAGGTCCTCGACTTCGGCATCGCGGCCATGGCCGGCCAGGACGGCTTCGACTCCCAGGGCCAGCTGTGGGGCACCCCGGCCAGCCTCGCGCCCGAGCAGCTGCGCGGCGAGCCGACCTACCCGGCGGCCGACATCTACGCGCTCGGCCTGCTGCTCTTCGAATGCCTGACCGGCGACCGCGCTTGGCCGGGCACCAGCGTCGGCGAGATCCTCGCCGCCCGCCACCAGCAGCGCGCGCCCCGGCTGCCCAGCATCCCCGGGCTCCCCCGCTCGATCGTCCGCCTCTACGAGTCCTGCGTCGCCGACGACCCGGCCCGCCGCCCGTCGGCGCTCGAGGTCGTCCAGGTCCTGCGGATCCCGGCCCTGCGATCGTCGACGGTCATCACCCGCACGATCGCCCCGGTACGCCCGAAGCGTTCCCGCAGTCGTGCTGCCATCACGGCGTCCATCGCCGTGGCCGCGGCGTTCGTCAGCATCATCGGCCTCCAGGTCGCCAACGGCTATTCGACGCCGGGCGGACGCGAGGCCGAGGCCGCCGTCGACGGTGCCCCCGCAACCAAGGCGCCGCAGCCGATCACCACACCGGCCCCGAAACCGACCTCGACGCGGGTGGTGCCCATCAGCGACGGGGACAACGACCGCCCGGTCCGCCGGGTCACCGACACCCCGACCCGCGAGGCCACGTCGCAGGTACGCCCGGTGAAGCCGAAGCCGACCCCGTCGAGTGCCGCACCGAGCACCAAGCCGACCACGCGGCCGCCGGGACCCGTACCGAGTGACCCGACACCGACAACAACGGAGCCGGAACCGGAACCGACCGATCCCCCGGCCACCACCGAACCCCCGGCCGAGCCGACGGAAACGCCGCCCGCGGACCCGGACCCGGAGGACCCGCCCCCGGCGGACGAGAGCGTCGTGCTCGCCGGTCTCAGTCCTGGGGCTTGA